The following is a genomic window from Nitrososphaerota archaeon.
ACCATTGAGTTCGTCGACCACCTGTTCGAGAAGATCAAGAACGTCTTCTACGGTTACTCCACTGAGCTTGCGAAGGAGAAGGGGAGCTTTCCCGCCTTCGACGCGGCCAAGCACCTAGCGCAGCCATTCATCTCCAGACTTGATGAGAACGTCAAGGAGAAGATCAAAGCCCAAGGGATAAGGAATGCCGCCGTCACGACAATCCCTCCGGTGGGGTCTGGGTCGATACTGGCGGGGACAAGCAGTGGTGTGGAACCGGTGTTCGCCCTCTTCTACACGAGGAGGAGCAAGTCCCTCAGTGAGGGGGAGTTCAAGGTCTTCCACCCACTGGTGAGGGAGTACACAGCCGCGACCGGGGCGAAGGAAGAAGGCCAGCTCCCGAACTACTTCGTCACCGCCCACGAAATCAGGCCCGAGATGAGAGTGAAGATGCAGGCCACCATCCAGAAGCACATCGACACGGCCATATCGAGCACTGTGAACCTTCCTGAGGAAATCACCCCCGAAGAGGTCGAGAAGATCTACCTGCTCGCCTGGAAGATGGGGTGCAAGGGCATAACCGTGTACAGGGAAGGGAGCAGGGAAGGAATCCTGGAGACCGAGAAGGTGGCAAAGAAGACCGAAGTACCGAGGGCGGCGGCTGCCTTCGAAAGGCCCAAGGTGATGGAGGGAAAGACCATGAAGTTGAAGCTCCCCCAGGGGAGCATCTACCTCACGGCAAATCTCGAGGACGGAGAAATCAGGGAGGTCTTCGTCACCCTAGGCAAGTCGGGAGCCGACGAGAATGCCGACGCTGCCGCGTTGGGCCGCCTGATCAGCCTCTACCTCCAGCACGGAGGGGACATCAGGAACGTAATCTCCACCCTGAAGGGGATCAAGGGGAAGTACGTTTCCTGGGATGGTGGGACTCAGCTCCAGTCAATCCCTGACGCTATCGCGAAGGCTCTGGAAATCCTGACCCTGAACCACGTGGTGAAGGAGTCCGGGTTCGTGGCCGAGCCGAAGCATGGAGCGGGACCTAGCACGGGAACCTGTCCAGACTGTCATGAAAGCACTCTCGTGTTTGAGAACGGGTGTTACCACTGCAACACGTGCGGCTACAGCAAATGTGAGTGAGCCCCTGAGCGAGGGGCTCTCACCCCCGCCCGACTGAGACGGTGAAAATGCGGCTAACCTCGGCCATTAGGTCTGTAGTCGCTCTGGGCGTAGACAGAAGTCACGAAGTCAGCTTCAGTATCGCCCTGGCGACTTCGCCGTCAGACTGCTCGAGGGCCGCCACTGCCTTTTCCTTTGACGCCCCCGTCTGCTGCTGGACCAGAAGGATGTCCTCCTCGTTGAACGTCTTCTTCTCTAATTCGACCTCCTCGACCTCCCCCATGACTTGGAACACCCGCTGCCCCTGGGCGTTGACCTCCGACACCGATGCCGCAGTGATGTGCAACTCCTTGTCGGGGGTCCTGATAACGACCTCCTGGACGTTCGGAATCTCTTTCATATTGATTCCGAGACGATCCATCATGCGCCGCGCGTTCCTGTTGTCCATCTTCATTGCTCTAGGCCTGCTCTGACCTTGACGGCGACCCCCGACTTAAACAATGCCATGTGAGCCCCTGAAAGCACGGCCGTGCCGACCCCCACTACCCTACCTTTTCCGTCGACCACCGCGACCTCCCCCCTCGGCCTGACGTCCTTCCCGACGCGGCTGACGAATTTGCAGAACACGGATTTCCCTCCCTT
Proteins encoded in this region:
- a CDS encoding transcription factor; its protein translation is MKMDNRNARRMMDRLGINMKEIPNVQEVVIRTPDKELHITAASVSEVNAQGQRVFQVMGEVEEVELEKKTFNEEDILLVQQQTGASKEKAVAALEQSDGEVARAILKLTS
- a CDS encoding queuine tRNA-ribosyltransferase, producing the protein MKLVHHEGMLFATVKANGAFALTVYGAAMLSRSPRFRQNCVHVSDDAVQFVKGGKSVFCKFVSRVGKDVRPRGEVAVVDGKGRVVGVGTAVLSGAHMALFKSGVAVKVRAGLEQ